Within the Arthrobacter sp. V1I7 genome, the region GACGCCTCCGGCGCCCACGTGCCGGGCATCTACGCCACCGGCTGGATCAAGCGCGGACCCGTGGGCCTGATCGGCCACACCAAGGGCGACGCGCTGGAAACCGTAACCTACCTGCTGGAGGACCGCGCCCGGCTGCCCCTCGCAGCCGCCCCCGCACCGGAGGCCGTCGTCGAGCTCCTCGAGGGCCGCGGCGTCCGCTACACCAGCTGGGAGGGCTGGCTGGCCCTGGACGAGCACGAGCGTGCCCTGGGCGCATCGGCGACGGCCGCCGGCGAGTCCCACGGCGTCCCGGTCCAGCGCGAGCGCATCAAGGTAGTGCCCCGCGAGGACATGGTGGAGATCTCCCGCGGCGGGGTCGCAGCCCAGCTGTAAAGCGCCGGGTTTGCCTATTCGCGGCCGGTAGGCCGGGTTTGCCTATTCGCGGCCGGTAGTCAGTAGGCTTAGCGTCATGAGGCTCCGTCACAGCAACGCGTCCGGCCGCGGGTACCGCCGCGTTCCCGCCGGGACCGGTTTCAGCTACAAGGACCTCGACGGGTCCACACTGGCTCCCGGTCCGGTGCGGGACCGGCTGGAAAGCATCGGTATTCCGCCGGCCTGGACGGACGTCTGGATCGCCCCGTACGACAACGGGCACATCCAGGCCACCGGCCTCGACGCGGTCGGCCGGCGGCAGTACATCTACCATCCATCCTGGCGCGAACGGAAAGACCGGCTGAAGTTCGACCGTTCGCTCCAGCTGGCCGAAACCCTGCCCTCAGCGCGCCGCCTCGTGACCATGGACCTGCGCTCCGAGGGCCTGACCCGGGAGCGGGTGCTGGCGGCCGCTTTCCGGATGCTGGACAGCGGATCGCTGCGGGTTGGCTCGGAGCGCTACACCAACGAAAACGGCAGCCACGGTCTCGCCACCCTGCTCTGCGCCCACGTCAAGGTGCGCAAGGACGAGCTGAGGCTCAGTTTTCCCGCCAAGAGCGGCAAGACGTGGGAATCGCGGATCAACGACGCCGACCTTGCCGCCGTGGTGCGCCAACTTAAGCAGCGCGGCGGCAACGCCCGGTTGCTGGCCTACAAGAACGGTCGGAGCTGGCACCCGGTGTCCAGCGCCGACATCAACGAGTACGTCAAGGAGCGCACCGGGGAGGACTTCACCGCGAAGGACTTCCGCACGCTGCGGGGGACGGTCGCCGCAGCGGTCCGCCTGGCGAAGAGCGGCCCGCAGCCCAGGGTGGGCGCCCGCAAGCGTGCCGTTAGCGGGGCCATGCAGGACGCCGCCGCCGTCCTCGGCAATACACCGTCGATCGCCCGCAAGAGCTACGTGGACCCGCGCCTGCTGGACCATTTCGCCGCGGGGGAGACGATCGACCCGAAGCGGCTCGACTCCGCCGAATCCGAGCTCCGGGCGTTGCTGTACCAGGAAGGCACCGTGGTTCCGCTGCGGAAGGCTGCCGGCTGATTCCGGCGGGCGGCTACATCCGACCAAAGCGTGCGCGGACCAGCGCGAACGCCCCGTAGGCAACGAAGCCGGCTCCAATGGCCGTAAGCAGAACCGGTCCGAACGGGTGGTCCTGCAGGGCCTTGAGGCTGCCGTCCAGCCCCGTAGACGAGCCCGGGTCGTTGGTGGCTGCGGCAATGACGAAGAGCAACCCGGTCAGGACCAGTGCCACACCCTTGGCGATATGGCCGGCGACGCCCAGGACGCTGACGAGGTGGCCGCGGTGCGTTCCCTCGAAATGGCGCAGCTCGTCCTTGAACTTCTTGCCGGCACCCTTGACCATGAAGTACACGCCGATCCCGATGATCGTCAGGCCGAGGGCGATCAGCACGGGAACTCCGAAGGGGCTCTGCACCAGCGCCCTGCTGAAGTCACGGGTCGAGTCACCGGAATCGCCACGGTTGCCGAGCGCGAAGCCGGCGAAGCTCAGTCCGACGCTGCCGTAAGCGATGCTCAGGAAGCCGGAGGAAACGAGCTTTCCCAGCCGCTGGCCGCGCGGGAGATGGCGGGCGCGCAGTGTCGCCTCGCTGAGCTGCCAGAGCGAAAGCCCGGCGCAGCCGATGAATCCGGCCCACATCACCGCGGGCCCCCAGGCGTTGGCGGCGAGTTGTTCGATGGCGCCGGTCGGTTCGGCCTGGCCCGGGGCACCAAGCACCAGGGCGACGGCGATCGCGCCGATCATGATGTGCAGCAGCGCCATCACGGCGAAACCGGCGCGCGCAACGACGTCGAGCACGGTGCTGTTCGCCGCCGCCTCGGCGGCGTCGGCTGTTCCCCCCATGGCCGTCTCTTTGGATGGCATCCGCTCCGCCCTGTCCGCCCGCTCCGCCGTTCCCGGCGCAGCCGGGTCGTTGTTCAGCCGTTCATGGGGCCTTCGGCGTGGATGTTACCCGCGCCGGAACCCACGATCGTCACGGTGCACCGGACAATGAGTCCGCCGGGGGCGGACTCCACTTCGACCAGGGTCTCGCCCTGTTCGATCACCGCGTACTTTTCCGTCCCGGATTCCACGTCGAAACCGCGCGCGGCGGCGTCCTGTTTCGCGTTCGCCAGCGCGGCCTCCCGGAGCCTGTCCAGGTAACCCGGCTCGTCCGCCCGGGACCTGTCGCCGAACGACCAGCCGAAGAGCTTCCCGGTTTCCTCCATGGCCCGATCTTACGCGCAGGCGCCGCGCTTCCGGGGTTTGGCAGCGTACTTCGATCAGTACTACCAAGATGTTGGTAAGTGTGCTTACCATGACCAGATCATGCCCCCGTTCTGGACATGCCTCAGGCGGCAACAACAGTGCCAACGGCTGCCGCCGGAATTCCGGATCCGACCAAACACGATAGGAAGCTCAACATGGCAGGTAATCTTGTTGCCCGATCCATTCACGACCTGACGGCGGGCGCCTGGTTCGGCGGCTCGCTGATGGGCGCCATCGGGCTGAACGGCGCCGCGGCGGAAGCCAAGGACCCCGCGGAACGAACCCGGCTGTCGAGCCTTGGCTGGAAGAAGTGGGCCCCGTTCCAGGCGGCCGCCTTCGGCGCGCACATCCTCGCCGGCCTGGCTATCATCTGGGAGAACAAGGACCGGATGGCAAAGCAGGAGGGCGTCACCAGGGTGACAATCTACAAGTCCATCGTCACCCTCGCCGGCGCCGCCGCGACGCTGTGCGCGGGCCTGCAGGGCGCCAAGGTCGAGAAGCTGGCCAGTGAGGGGGCTGAAGGTGCAACGGAACCCAAGCCCGGCGCGTCCGACGAACTCCGTTCCGCGCAGCAGCAGTTGAAGGTGCTGCAGTGGGCGATCCCGGTGTTTGCCGGCTGGGTGATCTTGCTCGGGGCCAAGCACGGCGAAATGCAGCGCCCCAAGAACGTCTTCCAGGGCCTCTCACGCTGATCCGCGGCCGCACCCATCCCGGCTGAAACACAAAGGCCTCCGGGAGGAACTCAAAGGCCCCCGGGCGGAACATCAGTTCCGGCCTGGAGGCCTTTGATCGTGCCGGGCCCCTGCTGCTGGGCGCAGGGGCCGGCCGTCCCCTCGGCGTTGACGGGCGCCGATGTCAACTGCAGTCCAGCAGCAAAGCCGCATCTGACAGACCGCTGGGATTGAGCATCTTCCCGCGACCTTGGGAAACCCTTGGACACTACTCCCGGAGCCACTCCGCGCAGGAATTCAGGTTCCGGGTGACGCTCTCGACGGCGGCTGCCTCGTCCCGCGCGGCGATGGCCTCCAGCAGCTCGCCGTGGCCCTGGTGCGGCAGCCCGTTGAACCCTCCCCGGCGCTGTTGCCGGAGGAGATCAGCGTGGAAAACGACGCCGAAGCTGGCATACAGCTCATGCAGCAGCGGATTGGCGGACGCCTTGGCCACCATCACATGGAAGTCCCAATCGGCACGGGCCCAGGCGGAATAGTCTTCAGCAAGCCAGGCGACGCGGCCTATGGCGAGCAGTTCCTGCATGGCGGCGACGTCGCCGGCCGTCGCATGGCGGGCCGCGAGCCGGGCCGCTTGAGTGTCGAGTGCCACGCGGACCTCAAGGATGTGCTCCTCGGAATGGTCCTGGTACATCCGCCGCGCGGCGCCCGAGATCTCGCTGGTGGCCCGGACG harbors:
- a CDS encoding DNA topoisomerase IB, translated to MRLRHSNASGRGYRRVPAGTGFSYKDLDGSTLAPGPVRDRLESIGIPPAWTDVWIAPYDNGHIQATGLDAVGRRQYIYHPSWRERKDRLKFDRSLQLAETLPSARRLVTMDLRSEGLTRERVLAAAFRMLDSGSLRVGSERYTNENGSHGLATLLCAHVKVRKDELRLSFPAKSGKTWESRINDADLAAVVRQLKQRGGNARLLAYKNGRSWHPVSSADINEYVKERTGEDFTAKDFRTLRGTVAAAVRLAKSGPQPRVGARKRAVSGAMQDAAAVLGNTPSIARKSYVDPRLLDHFAAGETIDPKRLDSAESELRALLYQEGTVVPLRKAAG
- a CDS encoding DUF1206 domain-containing protein, which encodes MGGTADAAEAAANSTVLDVVARAGFAVMALLHIMIGAIAVALVLGAPGQAEPTGAIEQLAANAWGPAVMWAGFIGCAGLSLWQLSEATLRARHLPRGQRLGKLVSSGFLSIAYGSVGLSFAGFALGNRGDSGDSTRDFSRALVQSPFGVPVLIALGLTIIGIGVYFMVKGAGKKFKDELRHFEGTHRGHLVSVLGVAGHIAKGVALVLTGLLFVIAAATNDPGSSTGLDGSLKALQDHPFGPVLLTAIGAGFVAYGAFALVRARFGRM
- a CDS encoding FadR/GntR family transcriptional regulator, with product MTLTASHRPPLVEEITAKLRVLIHSGEWPLQQRIPAEPELMAALGVSRGTLREAIKALAHSGMLDVRRGDGTYVRATSEISGAARRMYQDHSEEHILEVRVALDTQAARLAARHATAGDVAAMQELLAIGRVAWLAEDYSAWARADWDFHVMVAKASANPLLHELYASFGVVFHADLLRQQRRGGFNGLPHQGHGELLEAIAARDEAAAVESVTRNLNSCAEWLRE